In the Heptranchias perlo isolate sHepPer1 chromosome 45, sHepPer1.hap1, whole genome shotgun sequence genome, one interval contains:
- the tmem187 gene encoding transmembrane protein 187, producing the protein MSESKRAFLHVLLLYGLCIAVIATGLLDGVPTELGYEHYAERPVPWLPRCLAMPCNSLVNLGYLAAGAYWLRRRPAAYHKDAFAWMAVGYGPVQWVRLATQAQRPAALDQWVTLPIFAWVPVWAAHLLGDEGGRAGRVALAAEAASLASFALGFELALGCHVLAAVLAGLRAQAGLGDRTSRRHLALAVACCAGFVGLKLLDLRLAGWGLPCPRLTGHFWSKVCDVLQFHHSCRFLQRLELRKRRRRADGERARPDGRPAGDVSAEGEEEEEEKDL; encoded by the coding sequence ATGTCGGAGTCCAAGCGGGCCTTCCTGCACGTCCTCCTGCTCTACGGCCTGTGCATCGCCGTGATCGCCACCGGCCTGCTGGACGGGGTCCCCACCGAGCTGGGCTACGAGCACTACGCCGAGCGGCCGGTGCCCTGGCTGCCGCGCTGCCTCGCCATGCCGTGCAACTCGCTCGTCAACCTGGGCTACCTGGCGGCCGGGGCCTACTGGCTGCGGCGGCGGCCGGCCGCCTACCACAAGGACGCCTTCGCCTGGATGGCCGTCGGCTACGGCCCGGTGCAGTGGGTCAGGCTGGCCACCCAGGCCCAGCGGCCGGCCGCCCTCGACCAGTGGGTCACGCTGCCCATCTTCGCCTGGGTGCCCGTGTGGGCCGCCCACCTGCTCGGGGACGAGGGGGGCCGCGCGGGCCGCGTCGCCCTGGCCGCGGAGGCCGCCTCGCTGGCCAGCTTCGCCCTGGGCTTCGAGCTGGCGCTGGGCTGCCACGTGCTGGCCGCCGTGCTGGCGGGgctgcgggcccaggccgggctGGGGGACCGGACCTCGCGGCGGCACCTGGCGCTGGCCGTCGCCTGCTGCGCCGGCTTCGTCGGCCTCAAGCTGCTGGACCTCCGGCTGGCCGGGTGGGGCCTCCCCTGCCCGCGGCTGACGGGCCACTTCTGGTCCAAGGTCTGCGACGTCCTGCAGTTCCACCACAGCTGCCGCTTCCTGCAGCGCCTGGAGCTGCGGAAACGCCGGAGGCGCGCGGACGGCGAGCGGGCGCGCCCCGACGGCCGGCCGGCCGGCGACGTGTcggcggagggggaggaggaggaggaggaaaaggacctGTGA
- the LOC137306837 gene encoding S-antigen protein-like, translated as MESGTGPTDTDSHRGTGPTDTDSHRGTGPSDTESRRGTGPSDTESRRGTGPSDTESRRGTGPSDTESRRGTGPSDTESRRGTGPSDTESRRGTGPSDTESRRGTGPSDTESRRGTGPSDTESRRGTGPSDTESRRGTGPSDTESRRGTGPSDTESRRGTGPSDTESRRGTGPSDTESRRGTGPSDTESRRGTGPSDTESRRGTGPSDTESRRGTGPSDTESRRGTGPSDTESRRGTGPSDTESRRGTGPSDTESRRGTGPSDTESRRGTGPSDTESRRGTGPSDTDSRRGTGPSDTDSRRGTGPSDTESRRGTGPSDTDSRRGTGPSDTDSRRG; from the exons ATGGAGagtggtacgggtcccacagacacggactctcaccggggtacgggtcccacagacaccgactctcaccggggtacgggtccctcggACACCGAGTCtcgccggggtacgggtccctcggACACCGAGTCtcgccggggtacgggtccctcggACACCGAGTCtcgccggggtacgggtccctcggACACCGAGTCtcgccggggtacgggtccctcggACACCGAGTCtcgccggggtacgggtccctcggACACCGAGTCtcgccggggtacgggtccctcggACACCGAGTCtcgccggggtacgggtccctcggACACCGAGTCtcgccggggtacgggtccctcggACACCGAGTCtcgccggggtacgggtccctcggACACCGAGTCtcgccggggtacgggtccctcggACACCGAGTCtcgccggggtacgggtccctcggACACCGAGTCtcgccggggtacgggtccctcggACACCGAGTCtcgccggggtacgggtccctcggACACCGAGTCtcgccggggtacgggtccctcggACACCGAGTCtcgccggggtacgggtccctcggACACCGAGTCtcgccggggtacgggtccctcggACACCGAGTCtcgccggggtacgggtccctcggACACCGAGTCtcgccggggtacgggtccctcggACACCGAGTCtcgccggggtacgggtccctcggACACCGAGTCtcgccggggtacgggtccctcggACACCGAGTCtcgccggggtacgggtccctcggACACCGAGTCtcgccggggtacgggtccctcggACACCGAGTCtcgccggggtacgggtccctcggacaccgactctcgccggggtacgggtccctcggacaccgactctcgccggggtacgggtccctcggACACCGAGTCtcgccggggtacgggtccctcggacaccgactctcgccggggtacgggtccctcggacaccgactctcgccggg GTTAG